A genomic stretch from bacterium includes:
- the rph gene encoding ribonuclease PH yields the protein MQEIISRKDNRGLEELRPVKFTRNFTKHADGSVLVEFGDTKVIVTATVENKVPRFLHDSGKGWLTAEYSLLPGSTHSRVNRDRGTLISGRTQEIQRLIGRSLRACVDLTKIGERTITIDADVIQADGGTRTASISGGFIALYDALSKLKNSGAIKEIPIIEPVAAVSVGIIKGEIMLDVDYSEDSSADADANIVMTESGKILEFQTTSEEAPFSREDMMKILDLGEKGIKEIVKIQKQSLGIGEN from the coding sequence ATGCAGGAAATAATTTCACGCAAAGATAACAGAGGGCTTGAAGAATTAAGACCCGTTAAATTCACAAGAAATTTCACAAAACATGCAGACGGCTCTGTACTTGTGGAATTTGGAGATACAAAAGTCATAGTAACGGCAACTGTTGAAAACAAAGTGCCAAGATTTCTTCATGACAGCGGAAAAGGCTGGCTGACGGCAGAATATTCTTTGCTTCCCGGTTCTACCCACTCAAGAGTAAACCGTGACAGGGGAACTTTAATCTCAGGAAGAACTCAAGAAATCCAAAGGCTTATAGGCAGAAGCTTGAGAGCTTGTGTGGATTTGACCAAAATCGGAGAAAGAACTATAACGATTGATGCCGATGTAATCCAGGCAGACGGCGGAACTCGAACAGCAAGTATTTCAGGCGGTTTCATAGCTCTTTATGATGCTTTGTCAAAATTAAAAAATTCGGGAGCAATTAAAGAGATTCCCATTATCGAACCTGTTGCTGCGGTTAGTGTAGGCATCATCAAAGGAGAGATAATGCTTGATGTTGATTATTCAGAGGATTCAAGCGCTGATGCCGATGCTAATATTGTAATGACAGAATCGGGAAAGATTCTTGAATTTCAGACAACCAGTGAAGAAGCACCTTTTTCCAGAGAAGATATGATGAAAATTCTTGATCTGGGAGAAAAAGGCATAAAAGAAATAGTTAAAATTCAAAAACAGTCTTTAGGTATAGGAGAAAACTAA